Genomic segment of Triticum aestivum cultivar Chinese Spring chromosome 6A, IWGSC CS RefSeq v2.1, whole genome shotgun sequence:
AGGTATGATGTGAAGCCGAACAATGCCATTCTTGCCGAGGACAAGCACTTGCCCATGTAAGCATCTATGTCGTTACCAACCATACGTATCCCAGTGCCGTTGTTTTGTACAATGACAGAATTTCTTACCTCATACTGTGATTTTTGGCAGGTACGATGAGTTGTCCAGCAAGGACAATGTTGAATATATTGCTGGAGGTAATGTTTTTTTTAACATGTATAATGTGCTATTTCTTTTCATGTTGTTGATTTTTCTGATTGGCTATATCTTCTCTTTGATGTTCCATGATGTTCCAGGAGCCACGCAGAACTCTATCAGGGTTGCCCAAGTAAGCTCGAAAGACAAGTAAAACCATGACCAGCCAAAAGATTTTGCTAGATCTGTTTGTTTACTTTGTATCATGTATTGTGCAGTGGATGCTTCAAACTCCTGGTGCAACAAGTTACATGGGTTGCATTGGAAAGGACAAGTATGGTGAGGAGATGAAGAGCGCCGCTAAAGCTGCAGGAGTTACTGTTAGTTCTTGAGCTTTTTTCCATTTATCATATAAATGTTTCTGTTCTATTGGTTAACGGACTAATGTTGACTTGGTCTTGTCATGTATTCGTCTAGGCTCATTACTATGAGGATGAGGCTGCTCCTACAGGCACATGTGCTGTCTGTGTTGTTGGTGGCGAAAGGTATGCCACCTACGACAATACCTCTTACCAGCTAGTATTGTGTTTCCTTCTATTTTGTGGCTTTACACTGTTGTATTTGAAATCATTTTTGTTTGATGATTCATTATTCATATTTGTAACGTATAGTTGTATTACTAACTCACTTAATTAAGACCACAACATTATTCATATTCTGAATGATGATGTAATACATCCATCCAGGTTCTCTATAAATGGTAATAGTTGTATGTGCATCTCGCTTTAATTAGGGAAAATGTTTAACACTGTCAAACATGTGTGCCATCTATTGAACTATCCTGTGGTGCATGTCATTTTGTAATTCAATGAAGTTAAGTTTCAATCTTGTCTCGACTTGGGAGGGACGTGTATATGATTAGAACAGTGGACAAAGTTATTTAATTTCAGCGAAGCACGTAGTTTTTAAACAAAATGCCATATAGCTTTTGCAAGGCATAAACACACAAGTCTTCACATTGTTTATTTCTTAATTACTTAAATGTGATTATTCTGTCCCATACTTTTACAACATTTAGATCCTGAGCATCTTCTCTAACAATATCTGAAATATATATTCTTTTTATCTGGTCAGGTCATTGATTGCAAACTTATCTGCTGCGAACTGCTACAAATCTGAGCATCTAAAGAGGCCAGAGAACTGGGCACTAGGTATAGTATTTGTTTTCAGCTCTTGTGAACTCTCTTAGCTTGGATTATGTTCCTCATTGCTCAATTGATGCTGACATCAGCTTGGACAGCTTGTAATCACAGTGCAATTTTCTAAAGAAATGGACTGTGATTAAACTGTTTGGATGTACTTATACTGGATAGCTGAAATCTAGAGTGCAACCAGTTCTAATTTCTGTTTGGATGCCCAGAGTATTGAATTGCAAATTTCTGACTAAGTCATCTCCATACCCCTCATTCCCGCGTACACAACCTGGCCTCCGTCCCCTGGCCCTCATCTCTGCGTCTGTCTGATCAGCGTGGTCGAGCTTCTGCCCTCTGGCTCTCTTCTCCCGATGCAGGAGTGTCGTCCATTGTCGAGCTCCTGGCCGCCGTGGTCGAGCCCCTTATTGTTTCTTATGGAGGGCGAACGGAACTATAAGTTTTACAGTACGAGCAATTTCAGTGCAATACGGAGGTCGACATCTCTGTAATGAGAGAAAGAGTGTGCAACTGTGTGGGAGTGCCACTTGAAATTGAGCCAAGTTTCCATCACTCAATACCATGCCATCCACAGGGCTGTATTAGAGGCTTGCGAATACCAATTCACAATTCTGGGCCGAATATACATACATCCAAACACAGCATTAATATTTTGTTTCCTGAACGATTAATTGAGGTGTCTTTTTTGTGTGGAAACTGTAGTTGAGTTGTACATCATCTTCTACTTCGCTATATTATCGTAATTTCGTGGATGACTTCATTCCTGACAACCGTGACATTTGCTGTTGACAGTTGAGAAAGCGAAATACATCTACATTGCTGGCTTTTTCCTTACGGTGTCCCCTGAATCTATTCAGCTTGTTGCTGAGCATGCTGCTGCAAATAACAAGGTAAGGTTCAGAACAGAAAAGTTCCCTGTGAAGTGGCGGTCGCCAGTGTTTGTAATCGACCATTTTGTTTCCAGGTTTTCTTGATGAACCTCTCCGCTCCCTTTATCTGTGAGTTTTTCCGTGATGCCCAAGAGAAGGTTCTTCCGTAAGTTTACCTGCTCCTCTGTGATGCtaaatgttttggacattatttgaGATACTGTACATGAGCTTAACTCAAAATGCATAAGCAATGTCAAGAGATGTTCCCATGTTTGCCACATCCTAATCTTTCAGCCTGTTAAAGTTTGGTAGTTTATAGAGATTTTGGGTCATTTGGTTAAGACATGTTTTGTGACCACTTCAGGTATTCTGACTACATCTTTGGAAATGAAACCGAGGCAAGGATCTTCTCTAAAGTCCGAGGGTGGGAGGTAATCACTCAATCCTTGTAAAATGATTTTATTTGCTTATTGTGCTGCTGAAAAATTACATGTAATTTTGTAGACTGAGAATGTCGAGGAGATCGCTTTGAAGATCTCACAACTGCCTCTGGCTTCTGGAAAACAAAAGAGGATTGCTGTGATTACTCAGGGTGCTGATCCAGTAGTTGTGGCTGAGGATGGGAAGGTATATATTTTTTTTCAGTTTGATGCATGTCAGTTGCATTATA
This window contains:
- the LOC123127722 gene encoding adenosine kinase 2 isoform X2, whose amino-acid sequence is MAASNLEGVLLGMGNPLLDISAVVDEAFLAKYDVKPNNAILAEDKHLPMYDELSSKDNVEYIAGGATQNSIRVAQWMLQTPGATSYMGCIGKDKYGEEMKSAAKAAGVTAHYYEDEAAPTGTCAVCVVGGERSLIANLSAANCYKSEHLKRPENWALVEKAKYIYIAGFFLTVSPESIQLVAEHAAANNKVFLMNLSAPFICEFFRDAQEKVLPYSDYIFGNETEARIFSKVRGWETENVEEIALKISQLPLASGKQKRIAVITQGADPVVVAEDGKVKTFPVILLPKEKLVDTNGAGDAFVGGFLSQLVQGKSIEDCVKAGCYAANVIIQQSGCTYPEKPDFN
- the LOC123127722 gene encoding adenosine kinase 2 isoform X1, with amino-acid sequence MAASNLEGVLLGMGNPLLDISAVVDEAFLAKYDVKPNNAILAEDKHLPMYDELSSKDNVEYIAGGNVFFNMYNVLFLFMLLIFLIGYIFSLMFHDVPGATQNSIRVAQWMLQTPGATSYMGCIGKDKYGEEMKSAAKAAGVTAHYYEDEAAPTGTCAVCVVGGERSLIANLSAANCYKSEHLKRPENWALVEKAKYIYIAGFFLTVSPESIQLVAEHAAANNKVFLMNLSAPFICEFFRDAQEKVLPYSDYIFGNETEARIFSKVRGWETENVEEIALKISQLPLASGKQKRIAVITQGADPVVVAEDGKVKTFPVILLPKEKLVDTNGAGDAFVGGFLSQLVQGKSIEDCVKAGCYAANVIIQQSGCTYPEKPDFN